The Pediococcus inopinatus region GCTTTTACAGAACTAACTACAGATAACTTGAATGAGGTGGCTAAATTAAAGGGTGAGATGGCTTTTTATTTGGAGATGCCCGAAAAAAATTATCATGTGTCAGATTTAGTGGGATTCGGAATTGGTCGTGAAGATAAGTGGTTTGTTTCTAGAAATGTTGATTTATTAACTACGGCCATATTTAAAAAACTTTTCACGGATTCAAACAACCAAATAAGTGTCTTCGATCTTAAAAGGACCTATGTGGGATTGAACCGCCTGGGGGTATCCTTCACAAACGGGAAAAATGATATTCTTTTGGAATCGTACTTGTTAGATACCAATGATAATTCTAACGATCTTGGTGCTTTAGCTCATCGCCATGGGTATCAAGATATTAAGACAGACGAAGAGGTTTATGGAACTGGTGTGAAACGTCATATTCCAGATGACGATGCAGAATTTTTAACACATTTAGCAGCCAAGCTTCGGGCTATTCAGCAGTTGGTACCGCAGCTAAAAAGTGAGCTTGAACAAAACGAACAAATCAAATTGTATACCGATATCGAGTTACCAATTGCTTTAGTCCTTTCCAAAATGGAAATTGCGGGCGTTCGCGTAGATACCAATCGTTTGGAACAGATGGAAAGTGAATTCACAGAACGACTGACTGAAATTGAACAAACCATCTACAATGAAGCCGGCGAAGAATTCAATATTAAATCTACTAAACAACTTGGCTCAATTTTATTTGAAAAATTAGGACTGCCAAGTTCTAAAAAAACGAAAACAGGCTATTCAACCGCAGTTAGCGTTTTGGAAGGTTTAAGAGGACAAGCCCCAATTATTGATAATATTTTAATTTACCGACAAATCTCAAAAATTCAATCAACTTACGTAAAGGGATTATTGAAAGTTGTTCATTCTTCAGATCAAAAAGTGCACACAACCTATCTCCAAACCTTGACGCAAACAGGTCGTTTATCTTCAATTGATCCTAATTTGCAAAACATTCCGATCCGCTTAGAGGAAGGTCGTAAAATTCGACAGGCATTTGTTCCGAGTGCAGATAATGCGCAAATCTTTTCGTCCGATTATTCCCAAATTGAATTACGGGTTTTAGCACACATTACTGGTGACAAAAATATGCAGGCGGCATTTAAAAATGGGGAAGATATTCATGCTAGTACTGCGGTCCGAATTTTTGGTTTAAAGGATGCATCCGAAGTGACACCGAATATTCGGCGCCAAGCAAAAGCTGTTAATTTTGGGATCGTGTATGGAATTAGCGATTATGGTTTATCGCAAAATATTGGTATTTCACGAAAGCAAGCTAAAACCTTTATTGATACTTACTTCCAGGAATATCCAGGGGTTAAAGCATTTATGGATCAAATCGTTGAAACAGCTAGAAAGCAAGGCTATGTAGAAACGATTGCGCACCGACGTCGTTATTTACCAGACATTAACTCTAGCAATCATAATCAACGTTCGTTTGCTGAGAGAACGGCTATGAACACGCCGATTCAAGGTAGTGCTGCTGATATTATTAAAATTGCAATGATTCAAATGCAAGATGAGTTAGAGAAGCGACAGTTAAAAACCGAAATGTTGCTACAGGTTCATGATGAACTGATCTTTGAAGTGCCTGATGATGAATTGGCGTTAGTTAAGGATCTAGTGCCAAGTATCATGGATTCTGCAGTGAAATTAGACGTCCCTCTGAAAGTAGAGAGCGCGTTTGGCAAAAGCTGGTATAACGCTAAATAACAAATGAATAAGAAGGAATTATTATGCCTGAATTACCAGAAGTTGAAACGGTAAAACGTGGATTAGATGCCCTAGTTGTCGGTAAAAAAATTAAAAAAATTGATATTTACTATCCAAAAATGGTTTTACCAAATGTAACCGAATTTACCAAAGCCTTAACTGGCCAAATAATTCAAGGAATTGATCGCCGTGGAAAATATCTTCTTTTCCACTTTAGTGATCAACAATCTATGGTGTCGCATTTACGGATGGAAGGAAAGTATTCTGTTCATTCACATGAAATGCCGTTAAACAAACATGATCATGTGGTTTTTGAGTTTACAGATGGTTCAGAGTTACGCTATAACGATACAAGAAAATTTGGGCGTATGGTTCTAGTACCAACGGGCGAAGAATTTACTGTTGCTGGTCTGAAAACAATTGGGCCGGAACCAACCCCGGAAACGCTAAGTGTTGAATACATGGCGGAAACGATGAAAAAACATCATAAATCCATTAAATCGTTTTTGTTGGATCAAAATATGATTGCTGGACTAGGCAATATTTATTGTGACGAGGTCCTTTGGTTAGCAAAAATTCACCCGTTACAGCCTACGAATACCGTTCCACTTAGCAAGATTATTACACTAAGAGAGAAAATTTTTGAAGAACTTAACTTAGCGATTCAAGCAAAGGGGACCACCGTTTTTTCATATCTGGATGCTAGTGGACATGCAGGAAGTTTTCAAAATCAATTACATGTTTATCAAAGAACTGGAAAACCTTGTGAACGATGTGGTACAGCGATTGAGCGGATTAAAGTGGCTCAACGGGGGACTCATTTTTGTCCGTTTTGTCAGAAATTAATTGAGGTTAAAGGTTAATGACAGTTATCTTAGGATTAACTGGTGGCATTGCTACAGGGAAGTCAACGGTTAGCAGTTATTTAAAAAAACTAGGGTATCCAGTCGTTGACGCAGACCAGATTGCTCGTGAGATTGTGCAGCCAGGGACTATAGTTGCTGACCAATTGCGGATAATTTTCGGGGATGCAATTTTTGATGGTGCTAAGCTAAATCGAAACCGGTTAGGAAAAATTGTTTTTGGAAGCTCTGTGCAATTACAAAAACTTAATGCGGTGATGCAACCGGCAATTAGAACGAAAATTCTACAAACATTAAAAGCAGAAAAAAAAGAGTCGACAAAATTAATTGTTTTGGACGCGCCACTGCTCTTAGAACAAGGATATCAGAAGTTTGTGGATCAAATTATGGTTGTTGTGAGTGATGCCAACGTTCAACGGGAGCGTTTAATCCGCCGTGATGGCTTTTCTAAAAAAGAAGCTGAACAGCGAATAACGGCGCAGTGGTCCTTAGAAAAGAAAATTAGTTTCGCTGATATTGTGATTGATAACAGTGGGTCTATTGAAGAAACACGTCAGCAAGTGGTAAAATGGCTTGACAATAGTAAGTTACGTTAGTAAGTGGAGGTAGAGTGCCCATGAGATGTCCACATTGTCATCACAATGGTTCTCGAGTGGTGGATAGTCGTCCAACAGATGATGGGCGTGTGATCCGCCGCAGAAGAGAATGTGAAGCATGCGGTTTTAGATTTACAACGTTTGAAAGAATTGAAGCATCACCTTTGTTGGTGATTAAGAAAAACGGGACACGAGAAGAGTTTAATCGAGAAAAACTACTCCGCGGGCTTATTCGTTCTGCTGAAAAACGGCCAGTTGGTATGGACGAAATGTCCAAAATTGTGGATGAAGTTGAAAACAAAATTCGGGCCCTAGGCGAAAATGAAGTTTCTAGCCAAATCATTGGTGAGTATGTCATGAACTTACTGGCCAAAGTCGATGAAATTGCTTATATTCGTTTTGCCAGTGTCTACCGTCAATTTAAGGATATGAATGTATTTATGTCAGAATTGAAAGATATGATGGCAAAAGACAAAGCGACTAAAAAGAAAACTTCCAAAAAAGATGATGGTGGCGAGTCATAATGAATGAGGGATGGGCTAATTTAAGCCCCAAAGATGGTTTTTTAGTTACTCAAAGGGACTATTTGAGCGATTTTGATCAAAAAGTCCTTACTTTTTTATACCAACCGATTATTGGAGCTAAGGCGTTTAGCTTATTTTTGACGCTTTGGACCGAAATGAGTCCGACAACCATTCGTTCAGAGAGAAAGTCGCATTTAGAATTATTTGATATTCTGAATTGTGATTTACCCAATTTCTACTTGAGTCGACAAAAGTTGGAGGGAATCGGATTACTTAAATCTTTTGAAGGACAAGATAACCTTGGCCGTTATTTTGTGTATCAATTGATCAGACCTATATCACCAGACGCGTTTTTTAAGGATGATTTGCTGAGCAGCTTGCTTCTTGAAGCCATTGGTGAAAATCGGTTTAAAGAACTTGCTGCACAGTTTAAACTAACGCAAGTTGATAAAAAAAATCTAAAAGATGTTTCAACTGATTTTTTGACTGCTTTTCACATTTCAGATAACACGATTAAAGAACCTAATTTCTTAATTCGTGAGACTCAAGCAGAATTTAAGCAGGCCAAATCACAAACGGAGGATCAACTAATCAAGGTTGAAAACAATGATTTTGATTTTAAATTATTAAAAGACCTTCTGAGTCATGGTTTTACCAAGTGGGAGTCTGTTAATCAAGCCCAACGACTAATCTTGAGTGAACACCTTTTGTATGGAATTGACGAAGTTGAAATGAGCCGTCAAATTGGTCAAGCAACGGATTTAGTGACCAATCAGTTAAACACCAAGAAATTACAACAACAGATTTCTAAAAGCTTTACTAGCCAAACGGCCCATAAACAAGCTTATGCGGCGAGTCCTTCAAGTACAGAAACTAAACCAGTAGAAAGCTCGAAGACAGACGAAAACAAGTTGACGTCAGAAGACAAGCAGCTGATTAAAGCGGCTAAGTCCTATGCACCGGCAACTTATTTGGAAAATCTGAAGGTGGCTATCCATGGTGGCTATGTCACGTACGGTGAAAAACAAATACTTAAAGATTTAATTGATCGGAATTTATTTCCAGTGAGTGTTATAAATATTTTGCTCTCATACATTGTTATTGACCGGGGCGTCACAACGCTCCCTGGAAAATTAGTGGATACGGTGGTGAACAGCTGGAGTCGGGCACACGTTTCAACGCCTGAAGATGCTATTCTACAAATTAAAAGTTTTGCTACTGAAAAAAATAGTGCTCGTAAGCCAAGAGTAAGTTCACGAAAAGTTATTGAAAAAGAAACATTACCAGATTGGGCAAAAAATGATACACCAACTGTTAAAACGACCCCAATTAAAAAGAGTGATCAAGAACTTTTGCAGCGGCGTTTGAAAGAAATGCGTAAACAGAATAAGGAGGAAAATTAGCCATGGAAAATATACGTGAAGTTTTAAAAGAACTCATGAGTAAACGTCAATTAGACACGAAATTTCAGGACCTAATGACTCCGGTTTACGAAGATGCAGATGTTCTCAAATTTTGTGAAGAACATAAAAATGAGTTATCTACTGATGGTGTAGCTCGTTCTGCGTCAAAACTTTATGAATATGTTCAAGAACGTGATAAATATAATCGTAATGAGCCAACCTTAATGCCCGGATATCAGCCAATTTTGATTGTAAATAATCATATGATTGAGGTGTCTTATCAACCCAGCAAAAAGTTATTAGCAAACGAAAAACAACGTGCTTTTAATATGCGTGTTAAGGCTGTTAATATGCCAAAAATGATCAGACGGGCTCGTTTTGACGATTTTTTTCCGGATCAGGATCGTCAGACTGCGTTAACGGCTGCCTTGAATTTTATTCAAGCTTATGAAAAAGACCCCCATCAATTTCACAAAGGTCTTTATTTAACAGGTAGTTTTGGAGTGGGAAAGACCTATCTTTTAGGCGCAATTGCTAACGAATTAGCTACGCAAGGATATGAATCTACCTTGGTTCATTTTCCAAGTTTTGCAGTTGAAATGAAAAATGCCATTGGCGAAAATAATTTGGCCGAAAAATTAAATCTTGTAAAAAAAGCACCTATTTTGATGTTAGATGACGTGGGGGCGGATGCGATGTCTAGTTGGGTTCGAGATGAAGTGCTGGGTGTTATTTTAGAATATCGTATGCAAAATGAATTACCCACATTTTTTAGTTCTAATTTTTCGATGCCCCAATTAGAAACAGAACATTTACAGATTAACCAGCGCGGTGAGTCGGAACCGTTAAAAGCAAAGCGCCTAATGGAACGAATTAAGTTTTTGGCTACAGAAGTTACCATGGTGGGTGTAAATCGTCGCCAAAAATAAAAGATTGATGAGAAGTTATTGACTTTTTCTCAGAGTGTGGTTTAATTAGTTTTGAAATCAAAGAGAAGACACGATTGTTAGTTGCATCATTTCAGGGAATGGTAGCTATAGCTGGAAGCTACCTAATGAACACTAACGATTACCACTTTTCTGAGCCTGATGGAAATGTCAGGACGGATTGTTCCCGTTATCGAACCCATGAGATGCAGAGTAATCTGTAATTTTGGGTGGAACCGCGTTAATAACGTCCCGAATACATTAGATTGTATTCGGGATTTTTTTATACAAAAAATTAGAAAGAAGAGAAAAAACATGGCAGATATGGAAATTACATTAGCAGATGGTGCAAAACGATCTGTAGAAAACGGATCAAGTGTTTTAGAGGTTGCAAAGGCGATTAGTACTAGCTTGGCAAAAAAAGCAGTTGCTGGAAAAGTAAATGATCAAATTGTTTCTTTAGATCAAATTTTAAGTGAGAACGACAAGCTTGAAATTGTGACAAAAGATTCTGAAACTGGATTACAAGTTATGTGGAATACTGCCGCAGTTGTTTTAGAAGCAGCTGTTCAATCAATCTATCCAGACATTCATTTTGGGACAAAAGGAAATAGCGAACATGGTTTTTACTGTGATACTGATAATGGTGCTGAACAAATCAGTGTGGATAGTTTACCAGCCATTGAAGATAAAATGGCAGAATTGATCAAAAAACAATTACCGCTTAAACAAGAGTGGATTTCTGAAAGTGATGCCCTTAAAATTGTGGATGGCGATCCTTACCAGGCAAAATTAGCCCATGCCAATGCTAAAAATGGCAAAGTCAGTGTCTACAAGATTGCTGACATGACAGTATTGAGTGACGAAGTAGTCTTAGAAAATACAAAAGATGTTAAGGTCTTCAAATTGTTATCAGTTGCCGGTGCTTATTGGGAAGGTAAGTCAAGTAACCCAATGTTACAAAGGGTTTATGGAACGGCCTTTTTCAAGCAAAAGGAGTTGGATGCTGAATTAGTACGCCAACAAGAGGCACATGATCGTGATCACCGTGTTATTGGAAACAACTTGGATCTGTTCTTCGTTGATCCTAAAGTGGGTGCTGGTCTTCCTTACTGGATGCCAAACGGTGCTACAATTCGGCGGACAATTGAACGGTACATCATCGACAAGGAAGTTGCTAACGGGTATCAACATGTCTACACACCAGTTTTAATGAACTTGGATGCTTATAAAACTTCCGGTCATTGGGAACATTATCGTGAAGACATGTTTCCACCAATGGATATGGGCGATGGCGAAATGTTGGAATTACGTCCAATGAATTGTCCTTCACATATTCAAGTTTATAAGCACCATATTCGTTCTTATCGTGAATTACCAATCCGGATTGCGGAATTAGGGATGATGCACCGTTATGAAAAATCGGGTGCTC contains the following coding sequences:
- the polA gene encoding DNA polymerase I codes for the protein MTRKKLLLIDGNSVAFRAFFALHNALSKFTNQDGLHTNAIYGFNKMLDHILEIVKPTDALVAFDAGKTTFRTEMFDNYKGGRSKTPPELSEQMPYLRELLKAYGIKSYELANYEADDIIGTLSKEAETAGYEVTIVTGDRDLTQLSSEKTTVSVTVKGVSEVEHYTPEHVQEKLGLTPAQIIDMKGLAGDTSDNYPGVTKVGEKTAIKLLQQYDSVEGVYEHIDELKASKMKEHLIEDRDNAFLSKKLATINREAPIAISLADLAYSGKNPATLVDFYERMNFQSFLKQIRSTEGFEAPQTMKKIAFTELTTDNLNEVAKLKGEMAFYLEMPEKNYHVSDLVGFGIGREDKWFVSRNVDLLTTAIFKKLFTDSNNQISVFDLKRTYVGLNRLGVSFTNGKNDILLESYLLDTNDNSNDLGALAHRHGYQDIKTDEEVYGTGVKRHIPDDDAEFLTHLAAKLRAIQQLVPQLKSELEQNEQIKLYTDIELPIALVLSKMEIAGVRVDTNRLEQMESEFTERLTEIEQTIYNEAGEEFNIKSTKQLGSILFEKLGLPSSKKTKTGYSTAVSVLEGLRGQAPIIDNILIYRQISKIQSTYVKGLLKVVHSSDQKVHTTYLQTLTQTGRLSSIDPNLQNIPIRLEEGRKIRQAFVPSADNAQIFSSDYSQIELRVLAHITGDKNMQAAFKNGEDIHASTAVRIFGLKDASEVTPNIRRQAKAVNFGIVYGISDYGLSQNIGISRKQAKTFIDTYFQEYPGVKAFMDQIVETARKQGYVETIAHRRRYLPDINSSNHNQRSFAERTAMNTPIQGSAADIIKIAMIQMQDELEKRQLKTEMLLQVHDELIFEVPDDELALVKDLVPSIMDSAVKLDVPLKVESAFGKSWYNAK
- the mutM gene encoding bifunctional DNA-formamidopyrimidine glycosylase/DNA-(apurinic or apyrimidinic site) lyase, producing the protein MPELPEVETVKRGLDALVVGKKIKKIDIYYPKMVLPNVTEFTKALTGQIIQGIDRRGKYLLFHFSDQQSMVSHLRMEGKYSVHSHEMPLNKHDHVVFEFTDGSELRYNDTRKFGRMVLVPTGEEFTVAGLKTIGPEPTPETLSVEYMAETMKKHHKSIKSFLLDQNMIAGLGNIYCDEVLWLAKIHPLQPTNTVPLSKIITLREKIFEELNLAIQAKGTTVFSYLDASGHAGSFQNQLHVYQRTGKPCERCGTAIERIKVAQRGTHFCPFCQKLIEVKG
- the coaE gene encoding dephospho-CoA kinase (Dephospho-CoA kinase (CoaE) performs the final step in coenzyme A biosynthesis.) is translated as MTVILGLTGGIATGKSTVSSYLKKLGYPVVDADQIAREIVQPGTIVADQLRIIFGDAIFDGAKLNRNRLGKIVFGSSVQLQKLNAVMQPAIRTKILQTLKAEKKESTKLIVLDAPLLLEQGYQKFVDQIMVVVSDANVQRERLIRRDGFSKKEAEQRITAQWSLEKKISFADIVIDNSGSIEETRQQVVKWLDNSKLR
- the nrdR gene encoding transcriptional regulator NrdR; its protein translation is MRCPHCHHNGSRVVDSRPTDDGRVIRRRRECEACGFRFTTFERIEASPLLVIKKNGTREEFNREKLLRGLIRSAEKRPVGMDEMSKIVDEVENKIRALGENEVSSQIIGEYVMNLLAKVDEIAYIRFASVYRQFKDMNVFMSELKDMMAKDKATKKKTSKKDDGGES
- a CDS encoding replication initiation and membrane attachment family protein; this encodes MNEGWANLSPKDGFLVTQRDYLSDFDQKVLTFLYQPIIGAKAFSLFLTLWTEMSPTTIRSERKSHLELFDILNCDLPNFYLSRQKLEGIGLLKSFEGQDNLGRYFVYQLIRPISPDAFFKDDLLSSLLLEAIGENRFKELAAQFKLTQVDKKNLKDVSTDFLTAFHISDNTIKEPNFLIRETQAEFKQAKSQTEDQLIKVENNDFDFKLLKDLLSHGFTKWESVNQAQRLILSEHLLYGIDEVEMSRQIGQATDLVTNQLNTKKLQQQISKSFTSQTAHKQAYAASPSSTETKPVESSKTDENKLTSEDKQLIKAAKSYAPATYLENLKVAIHGGYVTYGEKQILKDLIDRNLFPVSVINILLSYIVIDRGVTTLPGKLVDTVVNSWSRAHVSTPEDAILQIKSFATEKNSARKPRVSSRKVIEKETLPDWAKNDTPTVKTTPIKKSDQELLQRRLKEMRKQNKEEN
- the dnaI gene encoding primosomal protein DnaI, yielding MENIREVLKELMSKRQLDTKFQDLMTPVYEDADVLKFCEEHKNELSTDGVARSASKLYEYVQERDKYNRNEPTLMPGYQPILIVNNHMIEVSYQPSKKLLANEKQRAFNMRVKAVNMPKMIRRARFDDFFPDQDRQTALTAALNFIQAYEKDPHQFHKGLYLTGSFGVGKTYLLGAIANELATQGYESTLVHFPSFAVEMKNAIGENNLAEKLNLVKKAPILMLDDVGADAMSSWVRDEVLGVILEYRMQNELPTFFSSNFSMPQLETEHLQINQRGESEPLKAKRLMERIKFLATEVTMVGVNRRQK
- the thrS gene encoding threonine--tRNA ligase; translation: MADMEITLADGAKRSVENGSSVLEVAKAISTSLAKKAVAGKVNDQIVSLDQILSENDKLEIVTKDSETGLQVMWNTAAVVLEAAVQSIYPDIHFGTKGNSEHGFYCDTDNGAEQISVDSLPAIEDKMAELIKKQLPLKQEWISESDALKIVDGDPYQAKLAHANAKNGKVSVYKIADMTVLSDEVVLENTKDVKVFKLLSVAGAYWEGKSSNPMLQRVYGTAFFKQKELDAELVRQQEAHDRDHRVIGNNLDLFFVDPKVGAGLPYWMPNGATIRRTIERYIIDKEVANGYQHVYTPVLMNLDAYKTSGHWEHYREDMFPPMDMGDGEMLELRPMNCPSHIQVYKHHIRSYRELPIRIAELGMMHRYEKSGALSGLQRVREMTLNDGHTFVTPDQIQDEFKSILKLMVEVYDDFDITDYTFRLSYRDPKNTKKYFDDDEMWNKSQAMLKAAMDDLGLNYVEAEGEAAFYGPKLDVQTKTALGNEETLSTIQLDFMLPERFDLHYVGADGEDHRPVMIHRGLVSTMERFTAYLTEIYKGAFPTWLAPKQVTIIPVNQKFHGAYAEKLRQKMAAKNIRVNVDDRNEKMGYKIREAQTQKVPYVLVVGDQELENGSVSVRKYGEKDSESENNNMFIDSLIAEIQNYSRTGDSSKNDELIK